In the genome of Natronorubrum aibiense, the window ACGGATATATGAAAGACCTCTTGATCAGAACGTTTCGACCGTTTGCGGCCGTTGGCCTCGGAACCAGGGATCTCGTCGGTCGACTGCCGATCGATCTGGTCGGTGTTACCGGATTCGTCGCCGTTGCGACCGTCCTGCTGGCAGTCGTCGATGTCGCTTCGCCGATCGTGCGAGGGGCAGTCGGATTCCCGCTGCTGTTTCTCGCACCGGGATACGTGACGGTCTCAATCCTCTTTCCGCGCGCGTCGCCGGTCGACACGCTGGAGTCGACCCCGCTGCTCGGACAGACACGAGACGTAACTGACGTCGAACGCGCAGCGCTCGCGTTCGGACTGAGTGTTGCGATCCTGCCGCTTCTCGGACTCGCGATTGCCGCTCTCTCGTGGGGCTTTACCACATCGACCGTGGTCGGAACCGTAAGCGGCTTCGCCATCGTCGGTGTCGCCGTCGCCGCGTTCAGACGGTTTCGAGTGGCCCCGCGGGATCGGTACCGGTTCCGGCTCGGTCGAAAACTCGGTGCCGTTCGCGCGGCTCTCTTCGGATCGGGGTCGGCTGCACACACTGCCGTCAACGTCGTTCTCGTCGTCAGTCTGCTGCTCGCGCTGACGAGCGTCGGCTACGCGCTCGTCTCCCCACAGCAGGGCGAACAGTACACGTCGCTGCAGTTACTCACCGAAGACGAGTCGGGTGACCTCGTCGCCGGCGGCACGCCGTCGGCCGTCGAACCCGGCGGCTCGATCGCGTTTACCACCGGAATCGAGAATCAGGAAGGCCACGAGCAGGAGTACACCGTGGTCATTCAGGAACAGTGGCTCGAGGACGGCGAAGTCTTCGATCGTACGGAGTTACAACGAACCGAACACAGCGTCAGCGACGGCGAGACGCTCACCGTCGATCGGGACGTGACGCCGACAGCCGAAAGCGGCACCGTTCGGATCGCGGTCTTGCTGTACGACGGCGAGGTGCCCGACGTCCCGACCGCCGACAACGCCTACCGACACGGCTACTTCTGGACCGACGTCGGCGAGGATCTCGAAGACGAGTAAGCCTCCACGTCGGTCTCCGCTGGCGGTATCGTTCGGTCGATCGACCTCGTTTCGGTTCTTCGTTGCGACCTCGTCTTCAAGCGGGTGTTTTCGGACCGTCGCCGGCTGCTGTTTGATTTATGGCGCGCGTGTGTTCGTCTGCTATCAGCGGCCATCGACTCGCGTTCGATAGCAACCGTTGCTACCAGTACATGTACGGAAACCGGTGAATAACAAGGACTGTTATCAGCAACTGTCCCGACAGTTCGAATGTCTACTCAGTCAGCCGTCGATGACGACCTGTTTCGAAAGGTGGCACTCGTAGTCGGATTCCTCGCGATCGCAGGCAGTGCACTCGCCGCCCGCGCCAACCCTGCAACCGGGTACGAGCTCTCACTATACACGATGACGTCCCCGTTCGTCTGGGCGGGACTGGTGGTTGCACTCGCCGTTGCGCTTGCCGTCGCCTTTGTCCCGTCTTCGGGGACGAGTCACACTCGAGGCACGCAAGCGCTCGCGCTCGTCCTCGGCGGCGTCGTGATGGTCGTCTTCGCTGGCCTCCCGATCATCCGTGGCTATCGGTTTTACGGCCATCACGACGCGTTGACCCACCTGGGCTGGGCTCGAGCGATCAGTGAGGGAACGATCGTCCCGTTCGACCTGTTCTATCCCGGGATTCACACGGTGACGGTGCTCATCAACTCGGCGCTTGGCATCCCGCTGTCTCGATCGTTGCTCTTCGTCGTGCTCATCTCCGTGCTCGTGTTCTGTGTCTTCGTGCCCCTGTGTGTGGGAACGATCACACAGAGCCAGCAGGCCGCCGCTATCGCCGCCTTTTCGGCGTTCTTGTTGTTGCCGATTACGACAATTTCGATGTATCTGCAGGCACACGCGATGTCGCAGGCGGTGCTGTTCTCGGCGCTGCTGTTCTATCTCTTCGTCAAATACCTCCGCGTCGATCGGACGTCCGCGTCGGTGTCCGCCATCGGCGTCCTCTTCGCACTCACCGCGACCGCGACTGTCGTCTATCACCCCCAACTCGTTGCCCACCTGATTGCCGTCTTCATCGGCATCTCCGTCGTGCAGTACGTTGCCAGACGGTTCTGGAGTCGCGGTCGGATCGCCGGCCAGACACCGATGTACAGCGTGACGCTGTTTTTCATCGCGTTGTTCCTCGTCTGGACGGCTAATCATGGCTTTTTCAGCGGCATGCTCGAGTACTTCTTCGAGTCCGTGATCGAGTACTTCTTCGAGCGTGGAAGCGGCGGTGAGGAGACCATCGCGACACAAGGTACGTCACTCGCGTCGCTCGGTGGTGGCCTGCTCGAGATCTTTCTCAAGCTGTTCTTCCCGCAGCTGATGTTCAGTCTCCTCGCTGGAGGGCTCGCCCTTGCCGCGGTGGTCTTTCGACGCTCTCCGTACGTTTCCAGTATTCGTGCCGAGACGACGTACTTCGTTACCGCGCTCGTCGCGCTCGTCCCGCTCTTCCTGATATATTTCGCCGCGTCGGGCGCAACGATGTACTTCCGGGTGATGGGGCTGATGATGGTGTTCGTCACGATTCTCGGCTCACTCGTGATCTACGGGCTCTCGACCCGGTACGCGAACCGACGACAGCAGTCGCCGTCGACCAGTCGACCGCTGCTCGCCGCTGGGTTCGCCGTGTTGCTGACGCTGTCGCTCGTCGCTATCTTCCCCTCGCCGTACATTTACAACGCGTCTCCCCACGTTAGCGACGCGCAGATGGACGGGTATGGAACTGCGTTCGAGACACAGGCCGACGATGTCGGGTTTATTGGACTGCGGGATGGACCGAACCGTTTCGACGACGCGATCAACGGGAACGCTGAACGAATGCACCTTCACGAAGGGCCACCGGAGGAAGGGCTCAACTCGAGACTTGCCGAACAGTACGACGGTGATCGCTACCTCGTCCTCACACAGGCGGATCGAGAGCGAGAGACGATCGCGTATGGCGAACTTCGCTACTCCGAAGCCGAGTTTGATTCAATCGCGACACAGCCTCGAGTGGATCGCGTCCAGTCCAATGGCGAGTTCGAACTGTACTGGATTCGGGGCAACGACAATCGTAACTGACTCAAGTCGACTGCGACCAATTGTCCCTTCCTACTAGAGCGTCTCTTTCGCACATCGCGTCAAACCTGATAGGAGGATACACCGTCACTGGTGACAACCGACATTTTAAGGCGAATCTAGCGGACGTTCGATGTCTACCGGTACGCTCCTCAAGTGCTGGCGTACTCGATAGATTCGAGAGGCATTCCGGCGCCAGACCATCGTCGATGCGGACAAAACTTCGCCGAGGTGCTTCGACTGATGTTCTCTCCCCTGATCGTTCATCGCAACCAAGGACTGACTGATACTGTACGATTGAAGACACGGTTGGCTACGACCGTGTCTCCCGGAATAGTGACGATCGCGACCGAACGAGTACCACTGTTGGTTTCCACTGATCGAATATATGAGTCATCTTTTAGTTCGAACCGTACCACTCGCTGTTGCCTTGTAAGACGACATCTCCATTGTTTCCTATCGGTTTAATTCCAATATGAACGGTCTTACCCGCAGCGGGTCGGTAGTAATCCTATATTATTCTTACTGTATTGGTTCTCGAGGATCAATAGTACCGAGTAATTGTATATTACAAGCGGATTCTGAGAGAGTCGTCTAGAATATACAGTCACAACAATTGTATAATAACTACAGTATATTTTTCACATTCTATATCAAATCTAATTAGTATCGGAAGCATCTGTACTACACGATAGGAAAAGCTTATAATCTTATAATACTCCGTTTCGGTCACATGGCACGCGACACGACGGTATTGGATGACGATTCGAGCAGTAACAATTCGGCTAATAGAAGCGATACGACCGACAGTAATCCTGGATTACTGGATCGACGATCCTACTTGGGGCTAGCTGGTGTTTCCACCGCGGCCGCCCTCGGCGCAGTGACGACCGTCACTGGCCAAACTGACGGCGACTACGACGTCATCGAGGTCGGTGCTGGTGAAAAGTTCACCAAGCAACTCGAGGAAGGCGAAGTCTGGGAGAACAAACTCATCGACATCACAGCTAGCGGCGCCGAATATCAGATTCACACGCAGGGGAACAACTGCACGATCCGCAACATCGGTATCCGCGGTGAGTGGGACGGTGCTTTGAACCAAGAGCCGTTTCTCGCATACACTACCGACCCGAACGGCTCGGTGCTCGTCGAGAATATCTACCTTGGCGACGGCCACATCGCGACCACCTATCCCGACGGTAGCTCCGGCATCTTCGTCCCCGCATCGCATGCGGGGACGCTCACAGTTCGGAACCTCTACTATGCCGACAATCCCAGCAACGCCGTGTATGGCTCCTCGCCCGGGAACCCGTCGGAACATCCGAACCCCGGCGCGGGTGGCGACGTGATCATCGAGAATTCGTACTCGGAGAATCATTCGTCGGCGGCGTTCCGCGTCGGTACTGACGGCTCTCGTGTCGAAAACTGCGTGTCCGTCGGCGGTAACCGCGGTGGCTGGGCCTACTTCAACAACCCAACGTACCGCAACTGCGACTTCTCCGGTGCCAACATCAGTGACGTCTACGGTGGAAACGGCTCGTGGTCGGTTGACGGCACCGCAACTCTCGAGAACGTCTACGGCGATACCGCCAGCGGCAACGTCGATGGCGAACTCGCTGGCTCGGCTCGATACACCAGCCCCGAAGACGTCGACGGCGTTCCGACGACGCCAGAGGAGGCTGCCGCGGGCGGTGGTAGTGACTCGAGCGCCTCGAGTGACACGAAAAGTGCGCAGTCGAGCGACGATGAGGACGACCAGTTGCCAAACGTTTTGCTCGTTAACGGGAGTTCGGACGACGTGACCCGCTACGAGTTCGAAGTCGGCGGTGAGGTCGTGCCGTCGAACGAAGAGGGCGCGACGATCGACGACGAAGATACGATCGACGGTGCTGCCGTGCAAGGGAGTGTCGCAGACTGGAAGGATGCCTTCCGTTTCAGCGGCGACCTCGAGCAGCTCACGGTCGACGGGCCTGGAACGGTACTGGTCAACGATGACGAGGTCGACCCGGCCGACTACGGCGAGGACCTGCCCCACGCCCTCGAGATCGAAGGGCAAGGATCGCCGACGAGTTTCGAGATCACCGTCGAAGGGACGATCGACCTCGCTGATGGCGCCGACCCGGACGGCGAGGCGACGACGATTTCCGGCTCGACTGTCCAGAGTTCGGTCACCGACGGCAGCCAGACGTTCCGCTTCTCGGGTGCGCTGACCGACGTCACGATCATCGACGGCGAGGCGACCGTCTCGATCGACGGCGACCAGATCGATCCGGCCGACTACGGCGACAACGAGCTACTCCCTCACGCACTCGTCATCGACGGCACTGATGCCGACGAGCCGAGTACCTACGCTTTCGAGGCCAGTGGTGCCGTCGTCAAAGCCACCTATCGGGATGCCTCGATCGACGACGAAGACGTTATCGAAGGCAAAGCCGTCCGCGGTGCAGTGGGCAACTGGCTCGACGCCTACTGGTTCGACGGCGACATCGAGGACTTCCGCCTCCGTGGTGGGGCTGCTATCGACGTCCAGTACAACGTTCGCGATCGGTGATCGGTAGGACTCGAGTCGGGTAACACGCTTTCATCCCACTCGACATATTCGCGTCGTTCGGTGTCGAACGTCCGGGCTACGGACCTGACCGACACGACGACGATCACTGATTGCTGACAGTCCCTGGTTTGCAGTACAGTGATCCCTTCACACTCTCCGAAGGTTCGACCGCCACTATTTTCACTGTCGTCTGCCGTTTTGCTACGATGGCACCGCCTCGAGCGCTAACTCTCGGCTGGCGAATGCCGTCTCCTGTTCTGCGAGCATGATCGCAGCGCTCACCGTGAGGAGGTTGTAGATCTGGTGTTGACCACAAGAACTGGTGTCGTTTGCGAACGTTCGGATCGTGTCGACGTCCAGATACTGATCGAGAGCCGGTGACTGGGTGGTGTACTCGGTGAGCAGTCGAGCGATATTCGGATGATACTCCGAACTGACCTCGCCGCGGTAAATCACGCGGGCGACGTCCTCGAGCGATGGATGTCGGCCGAGAAACGAGAGTCCGTACTGAACGACTTTGTACCGGGGCGAGGACATCGGCGTGCCGAAGTCGGCGTCGTCGAATTCGATCGCCTGCGGCCACAGCTCCCGGAGGAACTCCCGGTACAAGCGGTTGTGTTCTTTCTGCTCGTCCGGCACGTTCATCGCGTATCTGAAGAACTCAACCGAATAAAACGGCGACGTACTCCAGAAGAAGTACCGGTTCCGATCCTCGCCCTCGAACAGCCAGCTAAAGCCGCGCTCGTGGGTGAGGAAGTGGACGTACTTCCGCTCGAGGTTCGTCTCTGGGTACGCGTCCAGCGTCGCAGCCACCTCGGCGACGATCTCGCTTTTCTCGAGGCCGGTGATACTCGCAACCTCGTCGAGCGACAACAGGCTGTTTTTGGCGATCGTGTACGACACCAACTCCTCGCGCGTGGACAGTGACTTCGCGGGACTCAGATCGGGGAGCGTTTTATCGCCGCCGTCGCCAGTGTAGTAGGTGCTGTTTGCCCCGTAGGTGGCTTGCAGCTGCTCGAAGAAGTCGATCAAGAACGACAGACCCAGATGATTGAGTCCTCGCTTGATCGTGAGCAGTGTCTCCGCGTTCGAGGTCTTGACGGGATCGACGGGGAACAGTTGCCAGTCGAACTCGAGCGTTTGACTGATGTCGCGTGCGATAGAGGCGTCGGCGCTCGTCTCTCGCGTCGTTTTGAGAAACGTCGCCGCGGAGCACGGCTGGTCTAGGGAGTGGAAGGCGGCTGCGATCGACCGGGAGTCGTGGCCGCCGCTGAGTGAGAGTACGTTCTTTCGGCTCACGTCGCTTCGAACGGCACAGGACGTGCGGAACTTCTCGGCGAGGGCGCTCGCATTTTCCTCGAGGGATTTGTCCGCGTGATGAGGTGTGTCGAAATCGAATTCGGCAACGGACCGAAACGAGGTGGTGCCGTCGGACTGAACCGTCACCTGCGTTCCCGGCGGCACCGTCTTGATGTTCTCCCAGAGCGTTCGATCTCGTAGAATATATCCGAAGAGGAGATACTGGGCGATTCCGTGCCGGTCGAACTCGAGATCTCCAAGCGGTGATTCGAAGAAGAACCCGATTTCGCGGGTCAATACGGGGCCGTGTTCTGTATCCGAATAGTAGACGGGGAGTCGGCCAAAGATATCGTTGAGAAGCACGAGTGTGTCAGTTGCCTTCTCGACAGCGTACAGCACGAACTCGCCGTCGGTCTCCGACAGCCAGGTCTGCAGTTCCTGCTGTGGCTCCGTCCCTGTTGATTCGAAGAGCTTCGGCACGATCGCCTCGAGCGTTTCGGAAAGCGAGGCGCCGGTTCCGGTCTCGTAAATCTCTCCTTCGAGACAGATCCAGTACTCGTCAGTTTCGAACTCGACGATCGGATAGGAGGGATAGCTCGTGGAGCCGATCGTCCACGGCTGCCCCCGTCGATGTATCGTCCGTGTATAGTTATCGAAATAGCATAACTCCTCGAGCGTTCGGTCGAACCCGTCCGCTCGATCCGTAGATTGCGCGTATTGAATGCTGACTCCGGGCATATTCATACACGCTTTCATATATGGCTTTGTTATTCACGAATTAGAATATCTGATTTTGATGCCTACTAGAACGTAGGGTACAATTGGCGTTCTGGCGTTCTGACATGGTTGATTGTTAATTTTTCTTCGAGGGAGTGACTGCTCGCGATGATCGATATCGCTTCGCTCGTCGTTGCTGATCTCGTCGGTGGCTTCGATTCCAATGACGTTGTCATCTTCAACCTGATGGGGAACGGTATCGATGTGCCGTTCCCGTCGCTTCGACGTGGATTCCAGAACCGGACGGAAAGTTTCCCACCAACCGCCTATGACTCCGCGATTGCGATATGCTGTTGCGAACGGAAAACGACTCGAATTCAGCCGCGACGTCGGAGACGTCGCTGATCAATGGGTAACTCGGACATAACAATTGAGCGGACTAGGTTGGACACAAACGACACTATCGCCACATGACTCTCAACTCCGATACCATCGATAGAGCGTTTGTTCTCGGAATCGACGGCGTCCCCTGGGATCTCATTCACGAGTGGATCGCGGCCGGTGAACTGCCGAATTTCGGTACGCTTCTCGGGGAAGGGGTCGGTGCCCCGCTCGAGAGTACGACGCCACCGACGACGCCGTTGGCGTGGCCGTCGATCGCGACGGGCGTCTGGCCGGACAAACATGGTATCTACGGCTTCAAACGCGTCGAGTCGGATTATACGCAGGAGATGTATACGAGTGCCGCGCTCGACCGGCCGCCGCTGTGGGAGTTGCTGTCACCGGCGACCGTCGGGAACGTCCCGATGACGTATCCGGCCAGCGAACTCGACGGCACCATGGTTTCTGGCATGATTTCGCCGTCAATGAACTACCGTTTTACGCATCCGCCCGAGTTTGTCGACGAGCTCACAGGCCGGATTCCGGAGTACCAGATCGGCCTGAATTGGTACGACTACGCCGACGAGAAAGACGCGTTCACGGAGGATCTCGCCTCGCTCGTCGCTGCCCGACGGTCGCTGATGGACCAACTCATGGAGATCGACGACTGGCGGCTGTTCTTTTTCGTCTACACGGCCCCAGACCGGCTCCAGCACCTCATCTGGGAAGAAGACGTCATCCTCGAGCACTACAAACAACTCGACGATATCCTCGGCGATGTCCTGGAGTACGTCGACCGCCACGAGGCGAATCTGTTCGTCGTCTCCGATCACGGTTTCGGCTTGATCTCGAAGTTCGTCCATCTCAACACTGTGTTGGCGAACGAGGGGTATCTCACCAGAAAAGGGGCGCGTGGCACGCGCAACTCCCTCGAACGACTCGGAATTACGAAGTCGACGCTCCACGAGACGTTCCAGCGGCTCGGAATCGACGACAAGCGACTCGCCAAACATCTCCCGAAGCAACTCGTTGATGGCGTCGCAAAGCAGGTTCCCGGCGATCACAGCCTCTATGACGTCGATTTCTCCGAGACCGTCGCGTTCGCGTATGGACCGAGCTACGTCTACATCAACGACACCGAACGGTTCGACCAGGGAATCGTCTCGCCGTCCGACATTCCGTCGATCAAACGAGACCTGCAGGCGCTCTTTTCGAACGTAACCGATCCCGACACTGGCGAGCGGGCGCTGGACGTACACGACGGCGACGACGTCTTCCCGACGGACGAGGCCAGTCCCGATCTGGTCGTCGTCGGCAAAGACGGCTACGAGGAGAAGATGACGATCGATACGGATGTCTTCGCGCCCGCCGGTGCCAAAGCGGCCAGTCACCGGAAACACGGTGTGTTCTTCGCCCGCGGTCCCGATATCCGCGCACGCGATTCCATCGACGGCTTGTCGGTCGTCGATGTTGCGCCGACGGTGCTTCACAGCGTTGGCGAAGCGATTCCCGACGACGTTGACGGCGAGGTCCAAACCGAGATCGTCGCCTCGGATGCGGAGCCGTCTGTCCGCAAGGCCGAGTCCGCGAGACAGTCCGGCTCAGCAACTGACGAGACTGTCGATGAGGACTTCGGCGACGTCGAGGATCGGCTTCGTGGACTCGGCTACATGGAGTGATGGCGTCGAGATCGACATGTAATCACGGCTGAGCCTGTGAGTGTTCGATCACCGCTGCTGTCTTCTCGAGGCTGTGTCTCTCGACTTTTTGACTGTTCGCTACTCAGCTGTTATCTGTGGTGACTTATGATTGTCTGTTACAAACGACGACGATAATAAACTCGTTTCAGCACTCGAGCCGACGATCCGGTGCTACGGTCAGGTCAACTGCGGTCAGAACAGTTACTTTAGCGAACCTGAGAGCTTCTGATACGCCGACTTCGCCAGCGTCATCTCGAGCCCCTCCGACTCCACGACGTAGTACGGCCGCAACTCGCCGTTGAACTTTCCTTTGTACTCACAGAGTCGTTCGGTGTTGGCCCCGACGAGGTCGTAGCCCGTCACCGACTCGAGGGCGGGATCGGTGACGATGTCCTCAAGGATGGCGCGGTGGAGGAGGTTGTTGACGCTGACGTGTTCGTAGGAGGCGGTGACGCCGCCTTGCCAGTAGTAGGCCAAGTCGGGCGAAACCAGCGTGATGATTCCGCTTTTATACGTCCCGTCGGGGGTTCGGGCCGCGTACACGCGCCACCGATCGTCGTCCAGACTCGAGAGCAGGTCGCGCAGGAACGGGCGGGTCATCGGGGCGGTATCGTCGTACTCCTCGTACTGGTCGACGACGTCGTCGTAGACCCGGAGGGCGGTGTCGATCCCCTCGGTGTCGATCGTCAGATCGAGTTCGTCGTAGCGGCGCATCTCGTTTCGGAGGCTCTTGCTGAATCCCGACATCGCATCCTCGAGGTCGGCACAATCCTCGAGGTCGACGACGTACGTAAATTCGGGCTCCATCGAGAACTCGTTCCAGCCGTACGGCCGGGGGTCGGCATACTCGAGCGGGCAGGTCATCCGGAACAGCGTCGACCGTTTGTCGGTCTCGAGATCGTCGGCGACCGCGTCGGCCAACTCGCTGTTGATTCGTTCCCACTTGCGGCGTTTCGGGCTGTTGGGGTTGATGATCGGGCCCAGCCGAGGGACGCCGAGCGAGAGCGGCGGCGAGAACACCGTTCGGCCGACCGATTTCTCGTCGACGAACACCGGTAACAGGCCGACGATCTGTTGGCCCTTGGCCGTCCCGTAGAGTCGCAATTCGGCGTCGACGTGGGCGTCGAGCACGGCGAGTGCGTCCGGATCGTGAAACACTTCGTATCCCGACCGCGGTAACGCCTCGCCCCACTCTTCGAGCGTCAGTCGTTCAGTCTCCATGTGGGTCATCGTGTGGTGACTATTCGTTTTGTTATCGCGTTGTTACCGCGTGTAACGGCGGCTGTAACCGCGTGTCGATGGCAACCGAGACACACATAACCGGCCGCCGGACCTTCTGGGGCTGGTCACGCCTCGAGCGTCATCAGAATGCGACGCCAATCCTCGCCTGCTCGAGCCAGCGAGAACGAGGCCCGAACGTCGGTCGCGTTCGCCGCGAGCGCGTCGCGCTCGTCGGGCTCGTCCAGACACCGAGCCATCGCGGCCGCGAACGTCGCTGGCTCTCGGTCGTCGACGACGAGGCCGTTG includes:
- a CDS encoding DUF1616 domain-containing protein — its product is MKDLLIRTFRPFAAVGLGTRDLVGRLPIDLVGVTGFVAVATVLLAVVDVASPIVRGAVGFPLLFLAPGYVTVSILFPRASPVDTLESTPLLGQTRDVTDVERAALAFGLSVAILPLLGLAIAALSWGFTTSTVVGTVSGFAIVGVAVAAFRRFRVAPRDRYRFRLGRKLGAVRAALFGSGSAAHTAVNVVLVVSLLLALTSVGYALVSPQQGEQYTSLQLLTEDESGDLVAGGTPSAVEPGGSIAFTTGIENQEGHEQEYTVVIQEQWLEDGEVFDRTELQRTEHSVSDGETLTVDRDVTPTAESGTVRIAVLLYDGEVPDVPTADNAYRHGYFWTDVGEDLEDE
- a CDS encoding MFS transporter, with amino-acid sequence MSTQSAVDDDLFRKVALVVGFLAIAGSALAARANPATGYELSLYTMTSPFVWAGLVVALAVALAVAFVPSSGTSHTRGTQALALVLGGVVMVVFAGLPIIRGYRFYGHHDALTHLGWARAISEGTIVPFDLFYPGIHTVTVLINSALGIPLSRSLLFVVLISVLVFCVFVPLCVGTITQSQQAAAIAAFSAFLLLPITTISMYLQAHAMSQAVLFSALLFYLFVKYLRVDRTSASVSAIGVLFALTATATVVYHPQLVAHLIAVFIGISVVQYVARRFWSRGRIAGQTPMYSVTLFFIALFLVWTANHGFFSGMLEYFFESVIEYFFERGSGGEETIATQGTSLASLGGGLLEIFLKLFFPQLMFSLLAGGLALAAVVFRRSPYVSSIRAETTYFVTALVALVPLFLIYFAASGATMYFRVMGLMMVFVTILGSLVIYGLSTRYANRRQQSPSTSRPLLAAGFAVLLTLSLVAIFPSPYIYNASPHVSDAQMDGYGTAFETQADDVGFIGLRDGPNRFDDAINGNAERMHLHEGPPEEGLNSRLAEQYDGDRYLVLTQADRERETIAYGELRYSEAEFDSIATQPRVDRVQSNGEFELYWIRGNDNRN
- a CDS encoding asparagine synthetase B family protein; this encodes MPGVSIQYAQSTDRADGFDRTLEELCYFDNYTRTIHRRGQPWTIGSTSYPSYPIVEFETDEYWICLEGEIYETGTGASLSETLEAIVPKLFESTGTEPQQELQTWLSETDGEFVLYAVEKATDTLVLLNDIFGRLPVYYSDTEHGPVLTREIGFFFESPLGDLEFDRHGIAQYLLFGYILRDRTLWENIKTVPPGTQVTVQSDGTTSFRSVAEFDFDTPHHADKSLEENASALAEKFRTSCAVRSDVSRKNVLSLSGGHDSRSIAAAFHSLDQPCSAATFLKTTRETSADASIARDISQTLEFDWQLFPVDPVKTSNAETLLTIKRGLNHLGLSFLIDFFEQLQATYGANSTYYTGDGGDKTLPDLSPAKSLSTREELVSYTIAKNSLLSLDEVASITGLEKSEIVAEVAATLDAYPETNLERKYVHFLTHERGFSWLFEGEDRNRYFFWSTSPFYSVEFFRYAMNVPDEQKEHNRLYREFLRELWPQAIEFDDADFGTPMSSPRYKVVQYGLSFLGRHPSLEDVARVIYRGEVSSEYHPNIARLLTEYTTQSPALDQYLDVDTIRTFANDTSSCGQHQIYNLLTVSAAIMLAEQETAFASRELALEAVPS
- a CDS encoding alkaline phosphatase family protein, with amino-acid sequence MTLNSDTIDRAFVLGIDGVPWDLIHEWIAAGELPNFGTLLGEGVGAPLESTTPPTTPLAWPSIATGVWPDKHGIYGFKRVESDYTQEMYTSAALDRPPLWELLSPATVGNVPMTYPASELDGTMVSGMISPSMNYRFTHPPEFVDELTGRIPEYQIGLNWYDYADEKDAFTEDLASLVAARRSLMDQLMEIDDWRLFFFVYTAPDRLQHLIWEEDVILEHYKQLDDILGDVLEYVDRHEANLFVVSDHGFGLISKFVHLNTVLANEGYLTRKGARGTRNSLERLGITKSTLHETFQRLGIDDKRLAKHLPKQLVDGVAKQVPGDHSLYDVDFSETVAFAYGPSYVYINDTERFDQGIVSPSDIPSIKRDLQALFSNVTDPDTGERALDVHDGDDVFPTDEASPDLVVVGKDGYEEKMTIDTDVFAPAGAKAASHRKHGVFFARGPDIRARDSIDGLSVVDVAPTVLHSVGEAIPDDVDGEVQTEIVASDAEPSVRKAESARQSGSATDETVDEDFGDVEDRLRGLGYME
- a CDS encoding GNAT family N-acetyltransferase produces the protein METERLTLEEWGEALPRSGYEVFHDPDALAVLDAHVDAELRLYGTAKGQQIVGLLPVFVDEKSVGRTVFSPPLSLGVPRLGPIINPNSPKRRKWERINSELADAVADDLETDKRSTLFRMTCPLEYADPRPYGWNEFSMEPEFTYVVDLEDCADLEDAMSGFSKSLRNEMRRYDELDLTIDTEGIDTALRVYDDVVDQYEEYDDTAPMTRPFLRDLLSSLDDDRWRVYAARTPDGTYKSGIITLVSPDLAYYWQGGVTASYEHVSVNNLLHRAILEDIVTDPALESVTGYDLVGANTERLCEYKGKFNGELRPYYVVESEGLEMTLAKSAYQKLSGSLK